The following is a genomic window from Planctomycetia bacterium.
CATCAGGGTTGAATTTTTATTTACCCACGGGATCATTCGCACCGGAGGAATCGGGCTGTGTGGTTCGGGGCGCTCGATCGGAATGGCGTCGAGTGTTTCGGCGACCAGTTTCTGGTCAGGCACATTGGCGCCGTCGACGGCGACGGCCACCCGGGCCAGGGCCTGCTCCGCCGGATCGCGGTTCTCCCGGCCGCGGATACGCTCCCCGTTTTCCTCAAAAAGCGGTACTCGCCGCTTGGTTCCCGGCAGCGTGTAGTACCAACAGTCGATCTGCTTCCAATGCCAAGCCGATCCGTGCGAATTGCGTCTCCTTTTTCGGGTTCTTCCCGTAGTTCCGTCCCTGAAAAGTTGACCGACCCCTGGGCGGTGCCGATATTGAACGCCGTCCCCGGGTTTGCGGCGGGGAAAGACGCTTCTCATGCCCTAGAAAAACGAGCAGCTCATGACTCTTCGACGCTCCAGCCATGGCCCGAAGCCGCCGATACGGCGATTTTTACTACACAGTTTTGCTACACTCATCTTGGTAATAGCGAACCATTCCCAAGTATTTTGCCGCGTTTTTGCCGATGATTTAGCGGAAACGGCGCGTCGACCCAACATCCTCCTCATCGTGGCCGACGATCTCGGCTGGGCCGACGTCGGCTGGCACGGCTCGAAGTTCAAAACGCCGAACCTCGATCGGCTGGTCAGCGAAGGAGTCGAGCTCGATCGGCACTACGTGCAGCCGGTTTGCTCGCCGACGCGCACGGCCTTATTGAGCGGTCGCTGGACGAGCCGCTTCGGCCCGCATGTGCAGCGGCCGACCAACCTGCGGGCCTTTCCCGCCGGCACGACCACGCTCGCCTCGGCTTTGAAGCAGCAAGGCTACGCCACCTGCATGGCCGGCAAGTGGCACCTCGGTTCGAAGCCCGAATGGGGACCGAACCACTACGGCTTCGACCACAGCTACGGCTCGCTCAACGGGGCGGTCGACCCCTGGACCCACGAATATCGCAAGGGCCCGTGGCAGCACACTTGGCACCGCGACGAAAAGATTCTCGACGAAGAAGGGAACGCCACCGAACTCGTGGCCCGGGAAATCGTCGGGCACTTGAAGTCGCTCCCCGAACCGTTCTTCGCCTACGTGCCGTTCCATGCCGTGCACATTCCGGTCGACGCGCCGGACGAGTTCAAAAAACCGTTCGCCGCCACCCAGTTCGATCTCGACCCGGCGAAGAACGAATCGCTGCAACGCCTGGCGGCGTTCGTCGCCCAAATGGATGCGAAAGTCGGCGACTTCGTCCGTGTGCTCGACGAAACGGGCCGCCGTGAGCGAACGTTGATCGTATTCACCAGCGACAATGGCGGGCTTCTGAAAGGGGGCAACCCCTACGTCGGCAAGGTGCCCCCCACGCCGGCGCTCAGCAGCAACCTGCCGCTGCGGGGCGCCAAGGCGCAACTCTACGAAGGAGGCGTGCGGGTGGCGGCTTTCGCCCATTGGAAAGGGACGCTCACTCCGCGCAAAATGACCGTGCCGATGCACGCCGCCGATTGGACGCCGACGCTCACTCGGTTGGCCGGCCGCGAGCCTTCGGCGGGCGACCGCTTCGACGGCCGCGACGTTTGGCCGCTCATCACGGGCAAGGCGTCGACGCTCGAAGCCCGGCCGATCTACATTCCGCAGGGTCCTCGACGGGCAATTCTTTACGACGATTGGAAGCTGATCGAGAACGACGCCAAGCCCGATCAGCCTGCGACGGTTGAGCTCTTTCACTTGAGGGTCGACCCGTACGAAGAAACCAACCTGGCCAAGCAGGAGCCGGAGCGAGTGAAGAAGCTCCAATCCATGCTGGCCGACGTGCGGACCGGCGATCTGACGGCGCTACCCGACGATCTTGAAGGAATCCACGACTAAAGCATTCGCCTCGCTCGGTCGAGGTGAGCGTTCCGTAATGTCGTCATCATGCTCCCGCATGATGACATCGGCATGCAAAGCATGACGACTACCCTGGAGCCGATCGATCCATGAAATATCTCGCCCCCCTGCTCTCGTTCGTCGCCGCGTACACGGCGGCGGTCGCCCGACTCGCATCGGCCTCCGGAGCCGCTCCGCTCGAGCGGCCGAACATCGTCTGGATTCTCGTCGACGACATGTCGGCCAACTTCTCGTGCTACGGCGAGAAAACGATCGAAACGCCGCACGTCGATCGCATGGCCCGTGAAGGCCTCCGCTTCTCCCGCGCCTTCGTCACGGCGCCGGTCTGCTCGCCGTCGCGATCGGCCCTGATCACCGGGATGTACCAAACCTCGATCGGCGCGCAGAACCATCGGAGCGGCCGCGGCAGCGAAAAGATCTACCTGCCCGACGGCGTCACGCCCTTGCCGGCGCTGTTCAAGCAGGCGGGCTACTACACGGCTATCGGCGGCGGTGTCGCGCCCGGCGGGAAAAATCCGGGCGCGGGGAAAAAGCCCGCGGGCAAGAAAGCCGCCGCGAAAAAAGCAGCCGGCAAACCCGATGGCGAAGAATCCGCGGGCAAGGGCCTGGGAAAAACCGACTACAACTTCGAATACGACCGGGCGATGTTCGACGGCCCCGATTGGTCGGGACGGGCCGACGGACAACCGTTCTTCATGCAGGTGATGCTCTCCGGCGGCAAACAGCGCGGCGGCACCACGGAGTCGGCCAAGAAGCTTTCTGCCAATGCGGCGACGGTGTTCGGCGCGGCCCTGAAGCCCGATGCCGTCGTGCTGCCCCCCTACTACCCGCGCGATCCGGTGCTGCTCGACGATTGGGCCGCCTACCTCGACAGCGTCCGAATGACGGACCGGAAGGTCGGCGAGATCCTGACCCGCCTGGCGAGCGAAGGGATTCTGGATCAGACGCTCGTCGTGTTCCTCACCGACCACGGCATCAGCCACGCCCGCGGCAAGCAGTTCCTGTACGACGAAGGGATTCACGTGCCGCTGGTGCTGCGCGGGCCCAAGACGCCGCGGGGCGCCGTGCGCGACGACCTCGTCTCGCATATCGACCTGGCGGCCACGAGCCTGGCCTACGCCGGAATCGAAATCCCCAACAGCATGCAGGGACGCGACCTGTTTGCCAGCGACTTCAAGCCGCGCGACGCCGTCTTCGCCGCCCGCGACCGGTGCGACGAAACGGTTGAGCATATTCGGGCCGTCCGGACCGACCGGTTCAAGTACGTCCGCAACTACCTCCCCGCCCGGCCGCACCTGCAGCCCAACAACTACAAGGACGGCAAGTCGATCGTCGCTCGCTTGCGCGAGTTGCACGCCGAGCAAAAACTTGACGCCATGCAGGAAAAGCTGCTGTTCGCCCCGACGCGGCCGGCCGAGGAACTGTACGATCTGGCGGCCGACCCGTTCGAGACGCGAAACCTGGCCGACGATCCGCAGCACCGCGCGACGCTCGAGACCTTGCGGGCTCGGCTCGATCGCTGGGTGACGGAAACCGGCGATCGGGGCGCCAAGTCGGAATCGGAGGCCAGGTACGATAGCGACATGCGGGTCTATCTGGCGGAAAAGAGAACCGAGGCCCAACGGACGGTCACCGAGACGAACATCCGGCAGATGAAGGCCTGGGCCGCAGAGGGCAAATGAGCTGAAGTCAAATGAACTGCGGGGAAACAAACCGCCGATCGTGACGCCGCCCGGCGCGGAGCCCGAACTCAGCGTTGGTCCCAAACCGGCGGCAGGTTCTTCGAGTCGGGACCGTAGGTCTGCGACACGACGAAGCCGCTGGCTTGAGAGAAATAGAAGATGCGGCCGTTCGAGACGACGGCCCCCAGGCACTCTCGCGAGTCGACGGCCGGCCCCGTCGACACGAGCTTGCCGCC
Proteins encoded in this region:
- a CDS encoding arylsulfatase yields the protein MTLRRSSHGPKPPIRRFLLHSFATLILVIANHSQVFCRVFADDLAETARRPNILLIVADDLGWADVGWHGSKFKTPNLDRLVSEGVELDRHYVQPVCSPTRTALLSGRWTSRFGPHVQRPTNLRAFPAGTTTLASALKQQGYATCMAGKWHLGSKPEWGPNHYGFDHSYGSLNGAVDPWTHEYRKGPWQHTWHRDEKILDEEGNATELVAREIVGHLKSLPEPFFAYVPFHAVHIPVDAPDEFKKPFAATQFDLDPAKNESLQRLAAFVAQMDAKVGDFVRVLDETGRRERTLIVFTSDNGGLLKGGNPYVGKVPPTPALSSNLPLRGAKAQLYEGGVRVAAFAHWKGTLTPRKMTVPMHAADWTPTLTRLAGREPSAGDRFDGRDVWPLITGKASTLEARPIYIPQGPRRAILYDDWKLIENDAKPDQPATVELFHLRVDPYEETNLAKQEPERVKKLQSMLADVRTGDLTALPDDLEGIHD
- a CDS encoding sulfatase — its product is MKYLAPLLSFVAAYTAAVARLASASGAAPLERPNIVWILVDDMSANFSCYGEKTIETPHVDRMAREGLRFSRAFVTAPVCSPSRSALITGMYQTSIGAQNHRSGRGSEKIYLPDGVTPLPALFKQAGYYTAIGGGVAPGGKNPGAGKKPAGKKAAAKKAAGKPDGEESAGKGLGKTDYNFEYDRAMFDGPDWSGRADGQPFFMQVMLSGGKQRGGTTESAKKLSANAATVFGAALKPDAVVLPPYYPRDPVLLDDWAAYLDSVRMTDRKVGEILTRLASEGILDQTLVVFLTDHGISHARGKQFLYDEGIHVPLVLRGPKTPRGAVRDDLVSHIDLAATSLAYAGIEIPNSMQGRDLFASDFKPRDAVFAARDRCDETVEHIRAVRTDRFKYVRNYLPARPHLQPNNYKDGKSIVARLRELHAEQKLDAMQEKLLFAPTRPAEELYDLAADPFETRNLADDPQHRATLETLRARLDRWVTETGDRGAKSESEARYDSDMRVYLAEKRTEAQRTVTETNIRQMKAWAAEGK